In Haloplanus rubicundus, one DNA window encodes the following:
- a CDS encoding DUF2061 domain-containing protein, with protein MCPSVTARSPRQSRSRALVKTLGYRLLMVVVTVVVAWAVVGDLAQAASIGLVANLVKTGTYYAYERFWDRVAWGLPE; from the coding sequence ATGTGCCCGAGTGTCACGGCCCGGTCGCCGCGCCAGTCGCGCTCCCGCGCGCTCGTCAAGACGCTCGGCTACCGCCTGCTGATGGTGGTCGTCACCGTCGTCGTCGCGTGGGCCGTCGTCGGTGACCTCGCCCAGGCGGCGAGCATCGGTCTCGTCGCCAACCTGGTCAAGACGGGGACGTACTACGCCTACGAGCGGTTCTGGGACCGCGTGGCGTGGGGACTGCCCGAGTAG
- a CDS encoding UxaA family hydrolase produces the protein MNEFEGYRRPDGSVGVRNHVAVVPVSVTASSLAERIATDAGDGVVATPHGMGSNQPAPARAQTRRVLRGVGRNPNVGAALVVALGTEAIDVDDVADAVADAGRPVETLRIREAGGTAAAIERGTDLATSLRAAADDARRESADASELVFGVECGGSDATSGIAANPAVGAACDRLVAAGGTACFSETPEFIGAEHVLADRCVDDATRERLLARVEEREDMARRMGVDLRGAQPTPGNQEGGLTTIEEKSLGAISKGGTTPVRGMVDYAEPLPTGGGLVLMDTPGYDVESVVGKVAGGAQVVAFTTGRGSTTGNPVAPVIKVTGNPKTWDRMANNIDVNASTVIGGESPSAVGDRIYRTLLDVADGRRTEAERRGLTEFAINEVQPAMGGESP, from the coding sequence ATGAACGAGTTCGAGGGGTATCGCCGCCCGGACGGATCGGTCGGCGTCAGGAACCACGTCGCAGTCGTCCCCGTCTCGGTGACGGCGAGCAGTCTCGCCGAGCGAATCGCTACCGACGCGGGCGACGGCGTCGTCGCGACGCCACACGGCATGGGCTCGAACCAGCCGGCGCCGGCCCGCGCACAGACCCGCCGCGTCCTCCGGGGCGTCGGCCGCAACCCGAACGTCGGCGCGGCGCTCGTCGTCGCGCTGGGGACGGAGGCCATCGACGTCGACGACGTGGCCGACGCCGTCGCCGACGCCGGGCGCCCGGTCGAGACGCTCCGCATCCGCGAGGCCGGCGGGACGGCGGCCGCAATCGAGCGCGGAACCGACCTCGCTACCTCGCTCCGGGCGGCCGCGGACGACGCCCGCCGGGAGTCCGCCGACGCGTCGGAACTGGTCTTCGGCGTCGAGTGTGGCGGCAGCGACGCCACCAGCGGCATCGCGGCCAACCCCGCCGTCGGCGCCGCCTGCGACCGCCTCGTCGCGGCCGGGGGCACCGCCTGCTTCAGCGAGACGCCGGAGTTCATCGGCGCCGAACACGTCCTCGCCGACCGCTGTGTCGACGACGCGACCCGCGAACGCCTCCTCGCTCGCGTCGAGGAACGCGAGGACATGGCGCGGCGGATGGGTGTCGACCTCCGCGGCGCCCAGCCCACCCCCGGGAACCAGGAGGGCGGCCTGACCACCATCGAGGAGAAGAGCCTCGGCGCCATCTCGAAGGGCGGCACCACGCCGGTCCGCGGCATGGTCGACTACGCCGAACCGCTCCCGACGGGGGGCGGCCTCGTCCTCATGGACACTCCCGGCTACGACGTGGAGAGCGTCGTCGGCAAGGTGGCCGGCGGCGCCCAAGTCGTCGCGTTCACCACCGGCCGCGGGAGCACGACGGGCAATCCCGTCGCGCCCGTGATCAAGGTCACCGGTAACCCGAAGACCTGGGATCGGATGGCGAACAACATCGACGTGAACGCGAGCACGGTGATCGGCGGCGAGTCGCCGTCCGCCGTCGGCGACCGAATCTATCGCACCCTCCTCGACGTGGCCGACGGCCGTCGGACCGAGGCCGAGCGCCGCGGCCTGACGGAGTTCGCCATCAACGAGGTCCAGCCCGCGATGGGGGGTGAGTCGCCGTGA
- a CDS encoding UxaA family hydrolase produces the protein MKGTVVGDAALVMAPEDAVATALDDLSAGDELPPTDGTPVDAPLTLREDVPFGHKVAVRRIDAGDEVQKYGEVIGRATVAIDPGEWVHTHNCESTRGRGDLAAEGGADA, from the coding sequence GTGAAAGGCACCGTCGTCGGCGACGCCGCGCTGGTGATGGCCCCCGAGGACGCCGTGGCGACGGCGCTCGACGACCTGTCGGCCGGTGACGAGTTGCCCCCCACCGACGGGACGCCGGTCGACGCACCCCTGACGCTCCGCGAGGACGTTCCCTTCGGACACAAGGTCGCCGTCCGTCGGATCGACGCCGGCGACGAGGTGCAGAAGTACGGCGAGGTGATCGGCCGGGCCACCGTCGCCATCGACCCCGGCGAGTGGGTGCATACGCACAACTGCGAGAGCACGCGCGGGCGGGGCGACCTGGCGGCCGAGGGGGGTGCGGACGCGTGA
- a CDS encoding UxaA family hydrolase, which produces MTPPTADAEADSPDDAPATTDAWPAAAYARPDGIGARNRLLVLPSVICSRLVADRIAEAVPGAVSAGHDHGCAQLGADEAQTERTLEGVAANPNVAGAVVVGLGCEGVQSDRLAGTLADRGVPVRELSIQGVGGSDEAVAGGVDAARELAADASRTATADLGDLTVGVVSSDLGDSTVDRADPLIGAFVDRVVDAGGRAVVAGTERLRPHGDAVREAMSADAAESYTETVESSPTRTAGLVRRAGERSFADLARLWGERPIGAVLPYGAPAPHESGVALVNAPTEFAAASTALAAAGADIVLHATGDGIPTGHPVVPVCKVTGDAETSAALSGDIDVDARTAGVDDLSALVGRVVGGERTCAERHGLTAFAISRAGPSM; this is translated from the coding sequence GTGACGCCGCCGACGGCCGACGCGGAGGCTGACAGTCCCGACGACGCGCCCGCGACGACCGACGCGTGGCCCGCCGCGGCCTACGCGCGACCGGACGGGATCGGCGCCCGGAACCGACTGCTCGTCCTCCCCTCCGTCATCTGCTCGCGGCTCGTCGCCGACCGAATCGCCGAGGCGGTGCCGGGGGCGGTGAGCGCCGGTCACGACCACGGCTGCGCCCAACTCGGCGCCGACGAGGCCCAGACCGAGCGCACCCTGGAGGGCGTCGCGGCCAACCCCAACGTCGCCGGCGCGGTGGTCGTCGGCCTCGGCTGCGAGGGCGTCCAGAGCGACCGCCTCGCCGGGACGCTCGCCGACCGCGGCGTCCCGGTCCGCGAACTCTCGATTCAGGGCGTCGGCGGCTCCGACGAGGCGGTCGCAGGCGGCGTCGACGCCGCCCGCGAACTCGCCGCGGACGCGTCCCGGACGGCGACGGCCGACCTCGGCGACCTCACCGTCGGCGTCGTGAGCAGCGATCTGGGAGACTCGACGGTCGACCGCGCCGACCCGCTGATCGGCGCGTTCGTCGACCGCGTCGTCGACGCCGGCGGCCGGGCCGTCGTCGCCGGGACGGAGCGCCTGCGCCCGCACGGCGACGCCGTCCGGGAGGCGATGTCCGCGGACGCCGCCGAGAGCTACACCGAAACCGTCGAGTCGTCGCCGACGCGGACGGCGGGCCTCGTCCGCCGGGCCGGGGAGCGCTCGTTCGCCGACCTCGCGCGCCTCTGGGGCGAGCGACCGATCGGCGCCGTCCTCCCCTACGGCGCCCCGGCGCCCCACGAGTCGGGCGTCGCGCTCGTGAACGCGCCGACGGAGTTCGCGGCGGCGTCGACGGCCCTCGCCGCCGCTGGCGCCGATATCGTCCTCCACGCGACGGGGGACGGCATCCCGACCGGCCACCCGGTCGTCCCCGTCTGCAAGGTGACTGGCGACGCGGAGACGTCCGCGGCGCTCTCCGGCGACATCGACGTGGACGCCCGGACGGCGGGCGTCGACGACCTCTCGGCGCTCGTGGGACGCGTCGTCGGCGGGGAGCGGACGTGCGCCGAGCGCCACGGCCTCACCGCCTTCGCCATCTCGCGTGCCGGGCCGTCGATGTGA